The following proteins come from a genomic window of Rattus norvegicus strain BN/NHsdMcwi chromosome 8, GRCr8, whole genome shotgun sequence:
- the Btg4 gene encoding protein BTG4 isoform 2 (isoform 2 is encoded by transcript variant 2): protein MRDEIATAVFFVTRLAKKHEKLSTQQIETFALKLMTVLFEKYRGHWHPDCPSKGQAFRCIRINNNENKDPVLERACSESNVNFFHLGLPKEMTIWVDPFEVCCRLKTSNRPSSRGSASPAESIWQMVMAASWGLLTTQCPRTLSGAGMLGIGWTGITGSTHS from the exons ATGAGAGATGAAATTGCAACAGCAGTTTTTTTTGTCACAAGACTGGCGAAAAAGCACGAGAAACTGAGTACCCAACAGATAGAAACCTTCGCGCTGAAGCTGATGACTGTCTTGTTTGAAAAGTACAGAGGTCACTGGCACCCTGACTGCCCTTCTAAGGGGCAGGCTTTTAG GTGTATCAGGATAAACAACAACGAGAATAAAGACCCTGTTTTAGAAAGGGCTTGTTCTGAGAGTAATGTGAATTTTTTTCATCTGGGACTTCCAAAGGAGATGACCATATGGGTCGATCCCTTTGAGGTGTGCTGTAG GTTGAAAACTTCAAACCGTCCTTCCAGCCGTGGCTCTGCCTCCCCCGCAGAAAGCATTTGGCAGATGGTCATGGCTGCCTCCTGGGGGCTGCTTACCACCCAATGCCCAAGAACTCTAAGTGGTGCAGGCATGCTGGGCATCGGGTGGACAGGTATCACTGGGTCAACACACAGTTGA
- the Btg4 gene encoding protein BTG4 isoform X1 — protein sequence MRDEIATAVFFVTRLAKKHEKLSTQQIETFALKLMTVLFEKYRGHWHPDCPSKGQAFRCIRINNNENKDPVLERACSESNVNFFHLGLPKEMTIWVDPFEVCCRYGEKKHPFTIASFKGRWENWELAQSVSCAVNKATGDCSPSASSDEESCGREAQAIPKVNNPKSIYQVENFKPSFQPWLCLPRRKHLADGHGCLLGAAYHPMPKNSKWCRHAGHRVDRYHWVNTQLISGQTAPGELGEEALSSRKQK from the exons ATGAGAGATGAAATTGCAACAGCAGTTTTTTTTGTCACAAGACTGGCGAAAAAGCACGAGAAACTGAGTACCCAACAGATAGAAACCTTCGCGCTGAAGCTGATGACTGTCTTGTTTGAAAAGTACAGAGGTCACTGGCACCCTGACTGCCCTTCTAAGGGGCAGGCTTTTAG GTGTATCAGGATAAACAACAACGAGAATAAAGACCCTGTTTTAGAAAGGGCTTGTTCTGAGAGTAATGTGAATTTTTTTCATCTGGGACTTCCAAAGGAGATGACCATATGGGTCGATCCCTTTGAGGTGTGCTGTAG GTATGGTGAGAAAAAGCATCCCTTCACAATTGCTTCTTTTAAAGGTAGATGGGAGAACTGGGAATTAGCTCAGAGTGTCAGCTGTGCAGTTAACAAAGCCACAGGAGACTGCTCTCCCAGCGCATCTTCTGATGAGGAGAGCTGCGGCAGGGAGGCCCAGGCCATCCCCAAAGTGAACAACCCCAAGAGCATCTACCAG GTTGAAAACTTCAAACCGTCCTTCCAGCCGTGGCTCTGCCTCCCCCGCAGAAAGCATTTGGCAGATGGTCATGGCTGCCTCCTGGGGGCTGCTTACCACCCAATGCCCAAGAACTCTAAGTGGTGCAGGCATGCTGGGCATCGGGTGGACAGGTATCACTGGGTCAACACACAGTTGATCAGTGGTCAGACAGCACCAGGCGAGCTTGGAGAAGAGGCCTTGTCTTCCCGAAAGCAAAAATGA